The following are encoded together in the Gordonia insulae genome:
- the helR gene encoding RNA polymerase recycling motor ATPase HelR — protein sequence MRSSTTSAFNLPESRAFKDALALIDADEDHFALIAESLELSVDGLTRRLESLRKSPGGKGRQAADRDLEIHQVTARLRTLRRFSLDLCLGRVVFDDGQETLYIGRIGLTDAAGRTLLVDWRTPAAEPFFAATPANPLGVASRRRYRWTHGRITDYWDEVFTADAVDGHVSLDDESAFIASLGASRSPRMRDVLGTIASDQDAIIRAGSRGALVVDGGPGTGKTVVALHRAAYLIYADPRLSGNRGGVLVVGPHEPYLAYVADVLPSLGEESVQTCTLRDLVAEGRAAGVEADPRVADLKSTTQLVSAIETAVKWYEEPPRTDLTVETHWDEVRLTVADWARAFDVPEPGTPHNEGRDQIWAELVRIIRDKHHDDVPVDLLRKSLARNEQLTKAVNRAWPVLEPTDVIADLWSVPAFLRMCAPWLSADEIALMQREDPYGWTVSDLPLLDAARQRIGDPAASRHRRQREEVLRSERARMDQVVDDLLDAHTYDDGEGLTTMLRGQDLRDSLVDQSAAPALDADALAGPFAHIIVDEAQELTDAEWQMLLSRCPSRSFTVVGDRAQARNGFTESWTERLERTGFRSVTMASLSINYRTPEEIMTEAEPVIRAALPDANVPTSIRSSGLPVIHGPVSDRDTILADWAATHAEGTACVIGDPTFDATSGTGNIATGPQRFDVRSLSPEHAKGLEFDLVILVDPAEFGTGVRGAVDRYVAMTRATLQLVVLTTPDQAPELSR from the coding sequence ATGCGCAGCTCGACGACCAGCGCGTTCAATCTCCCCGAGAGTCGTGCGTTCAAAGACGCTCTTGCGCTGATCGATGCCGACGAGGACCACTTCGCGTTGATCGCGGAGAGCCTCGAACTGTCTGTCGACGGGTTGACCCGACGGTTGGAGTCACTCCGCAAGTCGCCCGGCGGCAAGGGACGTCAGGCCGCGGACCGCGATCTCGAGATCCATCAGGTCACCGCCCGCCTGCGCACCCTGCGACGATTCAGTCTGGACCTGTGCCTCGGCCGGGTCGTGTTCGACGACGGCCAGGAGACCCTGTACATCGGCCGGATCGGTCTGACCGATGCCGCCGGCCGGACTCTGCTGGTGGACTGGCGTACGCCCGCCGCGGAGCCGTTCTTCGCGGCCACGCCGGCCAATCCACTGGGGGTGGCGAGCCGACGCCGGTATCGCTGGACCCACGGCCGGATCACCGACTACTGGGACGAGGTGTTCACCGCCGATGCCGTGGACGGTCACGTCTCGCTCGACGACGAATCCGCGTTCATCGCGAGTCTCGGCGCCAGCCGTTCACCCAGGATGCGCGACGTCCTGGGCACCATCGCGTCCGATCAGGACGCGATCATCCGCGCGGGCTCGCGGGGTGCGCTGGTCGTCGACGGCGGCCCGGGCACCGGCAAGACGGTCGTCGCCCTGCACCGGGCCGCGTACCTCATCTACGCCGATCCGCGGCTGAGTGGCAACCGGGGCGGTGTCCTGGTGGTCGGGCCCCACGAGCCGTACCTCGCCTATGTCGCCGACGTGCTCCCCAGTCTCGGCGAGGAGAGTGTGCAGACCTGCACCCTGCGCGACCTGGTGGCCGAAGGCCGTGCGGCCGGGGTCGAGGCCGACCCGCGGGTCGCCGATCTGAAGTCGACGACCCAACTCGTGTCGGCGATCGAGACCGCGGTGAAGTGGTACGAGGAACCGCCACGCACGGATCTGACGGTCGAGACCCATTGGGACGAGGTACGGCTCACGGTCGCGGATTGGGCGCGCGCCTTCGATGTGCCCGAGCCGGGTACGCCGCACAACGAGGGACGTGACCAGATCTGGGCGGAACTGGTGCGGATCATCCGCGACAAGCACCACGACGACGTGCCGGTCGACCTGCTGCGGAAATCGTTGGCGCGCAACGAACAGCTGACCAAGGCCGTCAACCGGGCGTGGCCTGTCCTCGAACCAACCGACGTGATCGCCGACCTCTGGTCGGTGCCCGCGTTCCTGAGGATGTGCGCGCCCTGGCTCAGCGCCGACGAGATCGCGCTCATGCAGCGCGAGGACCCGTACGGATGGACCGTGTCCGACCTGCCGCTGCTGGATGCGGCGCGGCAGCGTATCGGCGACCCCGCGGCGTCGCGGCACCGCCGTCAGCGGGAGGAGGTTCTCCGCTCCGAGCGGGCGCGCATGGATCAGGTGGTCGACGATCTCCTCGACGCGCACACCTACGACGACGGTGAAGGGTTGACGACGATGTTGCGCGGTCAGGACCTGCGCGACTCGTTGGTCGACCAGTCGGCGGCACCGGCACTCGACGCCGACGCCCTCGCCGGGCCGTTCGCCCACATCATCGTCGACGAGGCCCAGGAGCTGACCGATGCCGAATGGCAGATGCTGTTGAGCCGCTGCCCGTCCCGCAGTTTCACCGTCGTCGGAGATCGGGCCCAGGCCCGGAACGGGTTCACCGAGTCCTGGACGGAGCGCCTGGAACGCACCGGATTCCGCAGCGTGACGATGGCGTCACTGAGCATCAACTACCGGACCCCCGAAGAGATCATGACCGAGGCGGAGCCGGTCATCCGGGCGGCGCTGCCGGACGCCAACGTCCCGACATCCATCCGCAGCAGCGGTCTCCCGGTGATCCACGGCCCGGTATCGGACCGGGACACGATCCTCGCGGACTGGGCCGCCACCCATGCCGAGGGAACCGCCTGCGTGATCGGCGACCCCACCTTCGACGCGACGTCGGGTACCGGCAACATCGCGACCGGCCCGCAACGATTCGACGTCCGATCGCTGAGCCCGGAGCATGCGAAGGGGCTGGAGTTCGACCTCGTCATCCTGGTCGATCCCGCGGAGTTCGGCACCGGCGTCCGCGGTGCCGTCGACCGATATGTGGCGATGACCCGGGCGACCCTGCAATTGGTGGTCCTGACCACACCCGATCAGGCTCCCGAGCTTTCTCGCTGA
- a CDS encoding polyprenyl synthetase family protein translates to MRTSDPDVVALVDDVLYQHVEEHCSVLTGVDDELAPLTDSLRGAVGGGKRVRATFCLLGAQGASGGHRVPGVVEAAAAIELFHLAALVHDDLMDNSADRRGRPTVHRSFTEEHLRAERLGDPAAHGAAVAIMAGDLCLMWSDDLIARGLATADGTVAGAARREWQGMRDEVFAGQFLDMLSQTQSATSKHRALQVLRFKSAEYTVARPLRLGGSLAGATPDLLDRFDRIGLAAGEAFQLRDDLLGVFGDPGRTGKPVIDDIREGKRTLLVAFAEERASRSERRVLADHLGKPELTEDELRMVCEVLIRTDAARLVEERIDDLADRALRGVDDLPVDDRTKAELSALIRRCVWRDA, encoded by the coding sequence ATGCGCACCTCGGATCCCGACGTCGTCGCCTTGGTCGACGACGTCCTGTACCAGCATGTCGAAGAGCACTGCAGCGTCCTGACCGGCGTCGACGACGAGCTGGCACCGCTGACGGATTCCCTGCGCGGCGCGGTGGGCGGCGGCAAACGCGTGCGGGCCACGTTCTGTCTGCTCGGGGCCCAGGGTGCATCCGGCGGTCACCGTGTCCCGGGCGTCGTCGAGGCCGCCGCGGCCATCGAACTGTTCCATCTCGCCGCCCTCGTCCACGACGACCTGATGGACAACAGCGCCGATCGTCGTGGCAGGCCGACCGTGCACCGGTCGTTCACCGAGGAGCATCTGCGGGCGGAGCGACTCGGCGACCCGGCGGCACACGGTGCAGCCGTGGCCATCATGGCCGGTGACCTCTGTCTGATGTGGTCCGACGATCTGATCGCCCGCGGCCTCGCGACCGCCGACGGCACGGTCGCCGGTGCCGCACGCCGCGAGTGGCAGGGCATGCGCGACGAGGTCTTCGCCGGTCAGTTCCTGGACATGCTCAGCCAGACCCAGTCGGCGACGTCGAAACATCGTGCACTACAGGTGCTTCGGTTCAAGAGCGCCGAGTACACCGTCGCACGGCCGCTGCGTCTCGGCGGAAGTCTCGCCGGCGCCACACCCGACCTGCTCGACCGATTCGACCGGATCGGGCTCGCGGCCGGTGAGGCATTTCAGCTCCGCGACGACCTGCTCGGTGTCTTCGGCGACCCGGGACGGACTGGGAAACCCGTCATCGACGACATCCGTGAGGGCAAGCGCACACTGCTCGTCGCGTTCGCCGAGGAGCGGGCGTCCCGATCCGAAAGGCGCGTGCTGGCCGATCATCTCGGAAAGCCGGAGCTGACCGAGGACGAACTGCGCATGGTGTGCGAGGTGTTGATCCGGACCGATGCGGCACGACTCGTCGAGGAGCGGATCGACGACCTGGCCGATCGAGCACTGCGTGGCGTCGACGACCTCCCCGTCGACGACCGCACGAAGGCCGAGTTGTCAGCGCTCATCAGGCGATGTGTCTGGCGCGACGCGTGA
- a CDS encoding monooxygenase, translating to MTGAPRTDHGVVVELRVWHVDSIVQAVRRVAGDRRRLRTLPGLLFAKSLGTGSGRTFTMRDADPHRWALLTVWQDGDAAADGANAEVLQSWAANSDEELRVTMRPLTSRGAWSRTDPFGAGRAADRNTWSGPVAAITRARLRPTRMLSFWRAVPPVADALTDASGLRLAVGIGESPIGLQGTFSLWDSTDSLTSFAYRSPAHVSAVRRTKPARWYAEELFARLAVTDVVGTYQGRTP from the coding sequence GTGACCGGGGCACCCCGAACCGACCACGGTGTGGTGGTCGAACTCCGTGTGTGGCACGTCGATTCGATCGTGCAGGCGGTGCGGCGGGTGGCGGGCGACCGCCGGCGCCTCCGCACTCTGCCCGGTCTGCTGTTCGCCAAGTCGCTCGGCACCGGCTCGGGACGCACGTTCACCATGCGCGACGCCGATCCGCACCGCTGGGCTCTGCTCACCGTCTGGCAGGACGGCGATGCCGCCGCAGACGGCGCGAATGCCGAAGTGCTGCAGTCGTGGGCGGCCAACAGCGACGAAGAACTCCGCGTGACCATGCGGCCGCTGACCTCGCGCGGCGCCTGGTCACGCACGGATCCGTTCGGCGCAGGCCGGGCGGCAGACCGGAACACCTGGTCCGGTCCCGTCGCCGCCATCACCCGGGCACGACTGCGGCCCACCCGGATGCTGTCGTTCTGGCGTGCGGTGCCCCCGGTCGCCGACGCCCTCACCGACGCATCCGGCCTGCGTCTCGCCGTCGGCATCGGCGAATCCCCGATCGGGCTGCAGGGCACCTTCTCCCTGTGGGATTCGACCGACTCGCTGACCTCGTTCGCGTATCGTTCTCCGGCCCACGTGTCCGCGGTGCGGCGGACCAAGCCGGCCCGCTGGTATGCGGAGGAGCTGTTCGCCCGACTCGCCGTCACCGACGTCGTCGGCACGTATCAGGGGCGCACCCCGTGA
- a CDS encoding carotenoid biosynthesis protein → MATGDGPRRWTRVVAWVLFGATVIVQIIFPYTDGGTLSLTVASVLLLTAAVIVDVGVTRGPGAAMILVVVAGGGGLLAETIGVHTGLPFGTYSYSGTLGPEVLGVPALVPCAWIMMAWPALAAARRLVGTRRRWATAAVAALALTSWDVFLDPQMVDQGHWEWRYPTPAIPGVEGIPVTNFVGWMLVSLVMMVLLDRFISRGPSTPPPADALPIAVYLWTYVSSVLAHAVFFGRPPVALVGGLIMGVVAVPLAINVIREVRDAR, encoded by the coding sequence ATGGCCACCGGTGACGGACCACGCCGGTGGACGCGGGTTGTCGCCTGGGTGTTGTTCGGGGCCACCGTGATCGTGCAGATCATCTTCCCGTACACCGACGGCGGCACCCTGTCACTGACCGTCGCCAGCGTGCTCCTCCTCACCGCGGCGGTGATCGTCGACGTCGGCGTCACCCGCGGTCCGGGCGCCGCGATGATCCTGGTGGTGGTCGCCGGTGGTGGCGGGTTGCTCGCCGAGACGATCGGAGTGCACACGGGCCTCCCCTTCGGAACCTATTCGTATTCCGGCACACTCGGCCCCGAGGTGCTCGGCGTCCCGGCCCTCGTCCCGTGCGCCTGGATCATGATGGCCTGGCCCGCACTCGCCGCGGCCCGGCGCCTGGTGGGTACCCGTCGACGGTGGGCGACGGCCGCGGTCGCGGCCCTGGCACTGACGTCGTGGGACGTGTTCCTCGACCCTCAGATGGTCGATCAGGGTCATTGGGAGTGGCGATACCCGACGCCCGCCATCCCCGGGGTGGAGGGGATTCCCGTCACGAACTTCGTCGGCTGGATGCTGGTCTCGCTGGTCATGATGGTGTTGCTCGACCGGTTCATCTCGCGCGGTCCGTCGACACCACCGCCGGCGGACGCCCTGCCGATCGCCGTCTACCTGTGGACCTACGTGTCGTCGGTGCTGGCACATGCGGTCTTCTTCGGCCGCCCGCCGGTGGCGCTGGTCGGCGGCCTGATCATGGGCGTCGTCGCAGTGCCGTTGGCGATCAATGTCATCCGTGAGGTGCGAGATGCGCGGTGA
- a CDS encoding glycosyltransferase, with translation MRGEMLARAAVWSGTATAVASLALTIDNARRIRRPDHDAAPAPESLTVLLPVRDEVDNVAACLDSIGAAADRWPGPVHIMVLDDESTDGTADVLVDLAVRDRRIEVLSGSPPPPGWLGKAWACEQLSGRVFHDGVLIFVDADVRVAPSAFAASVALLRQTGLDLVSPYPRQIVGGPVERLVQPLLQWSWMSTLPLGLAERSPRPSLSAANGQLLVVDAAAYRRAGGHGAVRDEVLEDIGLLRAIKRSGGRGVVVEGSELATCRMYDGWQEVRGGYGKSLWTAFGSIPGTVAVTALLILGYVVPAVAATRGSPVGALGYLAGVASRAITARRTGGRVWPDAFAHPLSVVAFAALTTDSVVAHRRGRLRWKGRQVSS, from the coding sequence ATGCGCGGTGAGATGCTCGCACGCGCGGCGGTGTGGTCGGGGACCGCAACCGCCGTCGCCTCCCTCGCCCTGACGATCGACAACGCCCGGCGCATCCGGCGTCCCGATCATGACGCGGCGCCCGCACCGGAGTCGCTCACGGTGCTGCTCCCGGTCCGCGACGAGGTCGACAACGTCGCGGCCTGCCTCGACTCCATCGGTGCGGCGGCCGACCGATGGCCGGGTCCGGTACACATCATGGTCCTCGACGACGAATCGACCGACGGCACCGCAGATGTGTTGGTCGACCTCGCGGTTCGTGACCGGCGCATCGAGGTGCTGTCGGGCAGTCCACCGCCGCCGGGATGGCTCGGCAAGGCATGGGCGTGTGAGCAGTTGTCCGGCAGGGTGTTTCACGACGGTGTCCTGATCTTCGTCGACGCCGACGTCCGGGTCGCGCCGTCGGCCTTCGCGGCGTCGGTCGCGCTGCTGCGCCAGACCGGTCTCGACCTGGTGTCGCCGTATCCGCGACAGATCGTCGGCGGTCCGGTCGAACGTCTCGTCCAGCCGCTGCTGCAGTGGTCGTGGATGAGCACCCTGCCACTCGGCCTGGCCGAACGCTCACCTCGGCCGTCGCTGTCCGCGGCGAACGGACAACTGCTGGTGGTGGATGCGGCCGCGTACCGCCGTGCCGGCGGGCACGGGGCGGTGCGGGACGAGGTGCTCGAGGACATCGGTCTGCTGCGGGCCATCAAACGATCAGGCGGCCGCGGAGTGGTCGTCGAGGGCAGCGAGCTGGCGACCTGCCGCATGTACGACGGGTGGCAGGAGGTCCGCGGCGGCTACGGCAAGTCGCTGTGGACAGCATTCGGTTCGATCCCAGGAACGGTCGCGGTCACCGCGTTGCTGATCCTCGGATACGTGGTCCCCGCGGTCGCGGCGACGCGCGGATCGCCGGTCGGTGCGCTCGGCTACCTGGCGGGCGTCGCGTCACGGGCCATCACGGCCCGCCGGACCGGTGGCCGGGTGTGGCCCGACGCGTTCGCACACCCGCTGTCCGTCGTCGCATTCGCGGCGCTCACCACGGATTCGGTGGTGGCGCATCGTCGCGGGCGGCTGCGGTGGAAGGGCCGACAGGTGAGCTCGTGA
- a CDS encoding phytoene desaturase family protein, translating into MTRIIVVGAGVGGLAVAIRLQAQGHQVLVLEQAEEVGGKLGVLHHDGFTFDTGPSLVTMPHILEELFADTGAPLSEVLTLQRLPVAARYRFPDGTELDMPGELDDIPAALDDALGPGTGDQWSSFLRRAERIWDATHGPFLESPVTSADMIRMALRPADLLRVAPWRTLRGVGHRYLRDPRLVMLLDRYATYTGSDPRRAPAALASVPWTEQAWGSWYVRGGLGTIATALRNRFEDLGGRVETGTEVAEITTSAGRVDGVVAGMKHRSADLVVANADAHEVYDRLVLDHRALREGSRIRRTTPSLSGFVMLLAVDDPPADQPHHQVLFAEDYDAEFDAVFGRGGSHRPVERPTVYISAPDDPAVVPGPRTGAWFVLVNAPPHDTGLGTDWDAPGLANSYADQVMAVMAERGVDVADRIRHRIILTPADLERRTMTPGGSIYGTASNGPRAAFLRPANTSPVPGLYLVGGSSHPGGGLPLVMLSARIVADLIGRSG; encoded by the coding sequence GTGACGCGGATCATCGTGGTGGGGGCCGGGGTCGGCGGACTGGCCGTCGCGATCCGACTGCAGGCGCAGGGCCACCAGGTCCTGGTCCTCGAGCAGGCCGAGGAGGTAGGCGGGAAGCTCGGCGTCCTCCACCACGACGGCTTCACCTTCGACACCGGGCCGTCTCTGGTGACCATGCCGCACATCCTGGAGGAACTCTTCGCCGACACCGGCGCACCGCTGTCGGAGGTCCTCACCCTGCAGCGACTGCCCGTCGCCGCCCGCTACCGCTTCCCGGACGGCACGGAACTGGACATGCCCGGCGAACTCGATGACATCCCGGCTGCGCTCGACGATGCACTGGGCCCCGGCACGGGCGATCAGTGGTCATCGTTCCTCCGCCGGGCCGAGAGGATCTGGGATGCCACCCACGGCCCATTCCTGGAATCACCGGTCACGTCCGCCGACATGATCCGGATGGCCCTGCGACCGGCCGATCTCCTCCGGGTGGCGCCCTGGCGTACGTTGCGGGGTGTGGGCCACCGCTATCTGCGTGACCCGCGGCTGGTGATGCTGCTCGACCGCTACGCCACGTACACCGGCTCGGACCCGCGGCGCGCGCCGGCCGCGCTCGCATCGGTGCCGTGGACCGAGCAGGCCTGGGGATCCTGGTATGTGCGAGGCGGTCTCGGCACCATCGCGACCGCGCTCAGGAATCGCTTCGAGGATCTCGGCGGTCGGGTCGAGACGGGCACCGAGGTCGCCGAGATCACCACTTCCGCCGGTCGGGTCGACGGCGTCGTCGCGGGCATGAAGCATCGATCGGCCGATCTCGTCGTGGCGAACGCCGACGCGCACGAGGTCTACGATCGGCTCGTCCTCGACCACCGGGCCCTACGCGAGGGCAGCCGGATTCGGCGCACCACCCCATCTCTGTCCGGGTTCGTCATGCTGTTGGCGGTCGACGACCCACCCGCCGATCAGCCGCATCACCAGGTGCTGTTCGCCGAGGACTACGACGCCGAGTTCGATGCCGTGTTCGGCCGTGGGGGCAGTCATCGTCCGGTGGAGCGGCCCACCGTCTACATCTCCGCACCGGACGATCCCGCCGTGGTGCCCGGGCCCCGGACCGGGGCGTGGTTCGTACTCGTGAACGCTCCGCCCCACGACACCGGACTCGGAACCGATTGGGACGCTCCGGGTCTGGCCAACAGCTACGCCGACCAGGTGATGGCCGTCATGGCCGAACGCGGAGTGGACGTCGCCGACCGGATTCGGCACCGGATCATCCTCACCCCGGCGGACCTCGAGCGGCGGACGATGACGCCCGGCGGCTCGATCTACGGCACGGCCTCCAACGGTCCGCGAGCGGCATTCCTCCGGCCCGCCAATACCTCCCCCGTTCCGGGGCTCTATCTGGTCGGCGGGTCGTCGCATCCGGGAGGCGGGCTACCTCTGGTGATGCTGTCGGCGCGGATCGTCGCCGACCTCATCGGTCGGTCGGGATAG
- the crtI gene encoding phytoene desaturase family protein: MTGAPKRIVVIGGGVAGLATAALLAEDGHDVEVVEKNEQPGGRAGSWSRDGFRFDTGPSWWLMPDVFDHFFGLLGTTTAEQIDLRRLDPGYRVFFEGHDESIDIMADESVNRALFDAVEPGAGVAFDEYLASARHAYDLAVQRFLYTNFDSPRAFLGRDVLANAPRLAALLVGTLDKHIAARFRDRRLRQILGYPAVFLGSSPDRAPAMYHLMSLLDLADGVRYPDGGFTRLVDALVRLAEQRGVRIRTSTPATAILTESRRPTSPARRRRPAVSGVEVRTPGGGTEIVPADIVVGAADLHHVETRLLPPELQTFPQRWWDRATSGPGAVLVYLGVRGPVPELQHHSLFFTEDWTANFDSIFEKPTRIPTPASLYVCKPSATDGSVAPADHENLFILVPVPADPGLGRGGIDGTGDPLIEQTADHAIEMVARWAGVPDLADRVVVRRTVGPADFVTDLNSWSGGALGPAHTLRQSAFLRAANRSRKVSGLFYAGGSTTPGIGLPMCLISAELVRKRVRGDRSVGPLPVPEAVVSRSGT; the protein is encoded by the coding sequence GTGACCGGCGCGCCGAAGAGAATCGTCGTCATCGGCGGCGGGGTGGCCGGCCTGGCGACCGCGGCCTTGCTGGCCGAGGACGGGCACGACGTCGAGGTGGTGGAGAAGAACGAGCAACCGGGTGGTCGGGCAGGCTCATGGAGCCGGGACGGCTTCCGCTTCGACACCGGGCCGTCGTGGTGGCTGATGCCCGACGTCTTCGACCACTTCTTCGGACTACTCGGTACGACGACCGCCGAACAGATCGACCTGCGACGTCTCGATCCCGGCTATCGCGTCTTCTTCGAAGGGCACGACGAGAGCATCGACATCATGGCCGACGAGTCCGTCAACCGGGCGCTCTTCGATGCCGTCGAGCCGGGAGCGGGCGTAGCATTCGACGAGTACCTGGCATCGGCGCGACACGCCTACGACCTTGCGGTGCAACGGTTCCTGTACACCAATTTCGACTCACCGCGGGCATTCCTCGGGCGCGACGTCCTCGCGAACGCCCCGCGTCTGGCCGCCCTGCTCGTCGGTACCCTCGACAAGCACATCGCGGCGCGCTTCCGCGACCGGCGTCTGCGCCAGATCCTCGGCTATCCCGCGGTGTTCCTCGGCTCCTCACCCGACCGCGCACCGGCGATGTATCACCTGATGAGCCTGTTGGATCTCGCCGACGGGGTGCGCTATCCCGATGGCGGATTCACCCGACTCGTCGACGCGCTCGTGAGGCTGGCCGAGCAACGCGGAGTGCGCATCCGCACGTCGACGCCGGCAACCGCGATCCTCACCGAGTCACGCAGGCCCACCTCGCCGGCTCGTCGCCGACGGCCCGCGGTCAGCGGCGTCGAGGTGCGCACGCCGGGCGGCGGTACCGAGATCGTCCCGGCCGACATCGTCGTCGGTGCCGCCGATCTCCATCACGTCGAGACCAGGTTGCTGCCACCGGAACTGCAGACGTTCCCGCAGCGCTGGTGGGATCGCGCGACATCCGGTCCGGGCGCGGTCCTCGTCTACCTCGGCGTGCGCGGCCCCGTGCCCGAACTGCAGCATCACTCACTGTTCTTCACCGAGGACTGGACGGCGAACTTCGACTCGATCTTCGAGAAACCCACGCGGATACCGACTCCCGCATCGCTGTATGTGTGCAAGCCGTCGGCGACCGACGGCTCGGTGGCTCCGGCAGATCACGAGAATCTGTTCATCCTGGTGCCGGTCCCGGCCGATCCCGGGCTGGGGCGCGGAGGTATCGACGGGACCGGGGACCCGCTCATCGAGCAGACCGCCGACCATGCCATCGAGATGGTGGCCCGCTGGGCCGGCGTGCCCGACCTCGCCGACCGTGTCGTCGTGCGGCGGACGGTCGGTCCCGCCGACTTCGTCACCGATCTCAACTCGTGGTCCGGGGGTGCGCTGGGTCCCGCACACACGCTGCGGCAGAGCGCATTCCTGCGTGCCGCGAACCGCTCCCGCAAGGTCTCGGGTCTCTTCTATGCCGGAGGGAGCACCACACCGGGAATCGGGTTGCCGATGTGCCTGATCAGCGCCGAACTCGTCCGGAAGCGCGTCCGCGGAGACCGCTCCGTCGGGCCGCTGCCGGTGCCGGAAGCCGTTGTCTCGCGGTCTGGTACGTGA